In Syngnathus scovelli strain Florida chromosome 11, RoL_Ssco_1.2, whole genome shotgun sequence, one DNA window encodes the following:
- the comtb gene encoding catechol O-methyltransferase B, whose translation MWWLVASCIGGAILLFSLYKWVIPSAVQYHGGLALFWHDVIVEWALDKLTQSTRPQRLLAAVQKSATRGDPRSVVKAIDDFCNHNEWAMNVGDEKGCILDSVVSEANPSCVLELGTYCGYSTVRIASLLPPHAKFITLEFNPDYAAIARQVIAWAGVGDKVQLVEGDSGEWIPKLKEHFGVKTFDLVFLDHWKNRYLLDTKLMEECGLLRKGSILLADNVICPGTPDYLEYVRHSPQYKSQYFKSHLEYTKAEDGLEKSIFLG comes from the exons ATGTGGTGGCTCGTTGCTAGCTGCATTGGCGGAGCAATTCTACTGTTTTCGCTGTATAAATGGGTGATCCCCAGCGCTGTGCAGTATCATGGAGGCCTGGCACTCTTCTGGCATGATGTCATTGTGGAATGGGCACTGGACAAGCTGACCCAGTCCACACGTCCTCAG AGGCTGCTTGCTGCAGTACAAAAATCGGCCACAAGAGGGGACCCTCGAAGCGTGGTTAAAGCCATTGATGACTTCTGCAACCACAATGAGTGGGCCATGAACGTAGGCGACGAGAAAG GTTGCATTCTTGACTCTGTGGTGTCCGAGGCCAATCCATCTTGTGTGCTTGAGCTGGGCACCTACTGCGGCTACTCCACAGTTCGTATCGCCAGTTTGCTGCCACCTCACGCCAAGTTCATTACACTTGAATTTAATCCCGACTATGCCGCTATCGCTCGGCAAGTTATTGCATGGGCGGGTGTTGGTGACAAG GTGCAGTTAGTCGAAGGGGATTCTGGTGAATGGATCCCTAAACTGAAGGAGCATTTTGGAGTCAAAACATTTGACTTGGTTTTTTTGGACCACTGGAAGAATCGTTACCTTCTCGACACCAAACTGATGGAG GAATGCGGCCTCTTGAGGAAAGGGAGTATCCTGCTGGCCGATAACGTTATCTGTCCTGGCACGCCGGACTACCTGGAGTACGTCCGGCACAGCCCGCAGTATAAAAGCCAGTACTTCAAATCTCATCTGGAGTATACAAAGGCAGAGGATGGCCTGGAGAAGTCCATTTTCTTAGGGTAG
- the ccdc120b gene encoding coiled-coil domain-containing protein 120, whose amino-acid sequence MEVKGHLITSMGLVGAPDVQVCNDGKLQAERVAVLQERKQALEALLSTRVEELKLVCFQEAELTGKLPQAFPLETGEKPPTVQRRTGLPPRTDLQDEAAQRRQVKAIFTGALYRHTESDRNIPNSKRTVHRGCHTEDGVMSESASSMSDSTSHDNESSPGVVADQRSLSQPRLTVGSPDHRISRKLSPVEIYYEMRTRRNSVTSSVSPTHSLPRSASNVEGRSVPATPLLARTAPISVHVRSDVSGSNGSKQWSGSPDVPYMIPLAQEGSSSDRRSGLYNSRARRSNSSEALLDRSSLPDDPAPRNGMHPKGGPYKSSETLTDGKLRHIHLSSPEKHVDGSGEQAKMRLSMGARGVGYNELLMDYIWGKQQRMQVQHNLFQSTGRIWQDLPSHCSSTGGVTPHANGFSHSQVHLPSAAPPYSPMVGRGSQADMRRVKVTRTKSCGPFIPLQQHTQDAILLSHLPAAGTTTSSIPNLLPYQTELSGPAFSRRAPQFSLPTPEDSTRSLHKALALEGLRDWYLRNALGYPPKSHEAGVSRLSHPHPLATQSAQGEASNPHRPQMSQSASFHGHPLHGRSMELSLYQETPHSQTQEGAPKEPNADPGTLV is encoded by the exons ATGGAGGTCAAAGGCCATCTGATTACATCCATGGGTTTGGTGGGCGCTCCGG ATGTTCAAGTGTGCAACGATGGCAAGCTGCAGGCTGAGCGGGTTGCGGTTCTGCAAGAGAGGAAGCAGGCCCTGGAGGCTCTGCTGAGCACTCGCGTGGAGGAGCTCAAACTTGTTTGTTTCCAGGAAGCG GAGCTGACTGGGAAGTTGCCACAGGCGTTCCCCCTGGAGACAGGGGAGAAACCCCCAACGGTGCAACGCAGAACTGGCCTGCCTCCCAGGACAGAT CTGCAAGATGAAGCGGCCCAAAGAAGGCAGGTGAAAGCCATCTTCACCGGTGCTCTGTACAGACACACAGAGTCGGACAGAAACATCCCAAATAGCAAGAGGACGGTCCATCGGGGATGTCACACAG AGGACGGTGTCATGTCAGAGAGCGCAAGCTCCATGTCAGATTCAACGTCACATGACAATG AGTCGTCTCCCGGCGTGGTTGCCGACCAGCGCTCTTTGTCCCAGCCTCGGCTAACTGTCGGCAGCCCCGACCACAGGATCAGCAGGAAACTTTCTCCAGTAGAGATTTACTATGAAATGAGAACACGGCGCAATTCTGTCACAAGCTCTGTCAG TCCAACTCACTCTTTACCAAGAAGTGCATCTAATGTTGAAGGCAGAAGTGTTCCAGCGACGCCGCTTTTGGCCCGAACAGCACCAATCAGTGTTCATGTCAG GTCCGATGTGTCGGGGAGCAACGGGTCGAAGCAGTGGTCCGGCAGTCCAGATGTGCCCTATATGATCCCACTCGCCCAGGAGGGCTCCTCCTCGGACCGTAGAAGCGGCCTTTACAACTCCAGAGCCAGACGCAGTAACAGCTCGGAGGCCCTTCTGGATCGGTCCAGCCTTCCGGACGACCCGGCGCCCAGAAATGGGATGCACCCTAAAGGAGGGCCCTACAAGAGTTCGGAAACGCTGACGGATGGGAAACTACGGCACATTCACTTGAGCAGCCCCGAAAAACACGTGGACGGATCTGGGGAGCAGGCCAAAATGCGCCTGTCCATGGGGGCCAGGGGGGTGGGCTACAATGAGCTGCTGATGGACTACATCTGGGGAAAGCAGCAAAGGATGCAAGTGCAACACAACCTCTTCCAGTCCACAGGCAGGATCTGGCAGGACTTACCCTCTCACTGCTCCTCCACTGGAGGAGTTACTCCCCACGCAAATGGTTTCTCCCATTCTCAGGTGCACCTCCCGAGCGCCGCGCCTCCTTACAGCCCCATGGTTGGTCGAGGGTCTCAAGCTGACATGCGCAGGGTCAAGGTCACCAGAACCAAATCTTGTGGACCCTTTATCCCCTTGCAGCAACACACTCAAGATGCCATCCTGTTGTCACACCTTCCCGCCGCCGGTACCACCACGTCCTCCATCCCCAACCTCCTCCCCTACCAGACGGAACTCTCCGGGCCTGCTTTCAGTCGAAGAGCCCCGCAATTCTCCCTCCCCACCCCTGAGGACTCAACAAGAAGCCTCCACAAAGCCTTGGCTCTGGAAGGCCTCAGAGACTGGTACCTTCGTAACGCCCTTGGATATCCTCCTAAGAGCCACGAAGCAGGCGTTTCACGACTGTCACACCCCCACCCTCTAGCAACCCAGTCCGCTCAAGGTGAAGCGAGTAACCCCCACAGGCCTCAAATGTCCCAGTCAGCCAGCTTTCATGGGCACCCGCTGCATGGCAG GTCAATGGAGCTGTCCCTCTATCAGGAGACTCCTCACTCACAGACACAAGAAGGGGCCCCGAAGGAACCCAACGCAGACCCGGGCACCCTTGTCTAA
- the LOC125977205 gene encoding SRSF protein kinase 3-like: MSTSYAATLSALVTATSPERQIQLNESAHPAPEPSTPPGSPKSIPSASPAPPRCHPVEVHPAPPELAGSYDEQENPSDYGIGGYYPVEVGEIFEDRYQVVKKLGWGHFSTVWLCWDMVRRHFVALKVVKSAPMFTETAMDEIKLLKCVRDSDPRDPKRQTIVHLIDDFRISGVNGEHVCMVLEVLGHQLLRWIVKSNYTGLPLPCVKSIIRQVLQGLEYLHTKCKIIHTDIKPENILLRVDDVYIQKLAGDTKLWQLPDSAVLTSEPKSSTAKQKKSLSKLMGRLTGVFQNIGNWSSKASRSHLKGLRWTERKQRAKANTSDQSQKPPHDGLYDVTTPSGTCQTLLPDSDITLRRQTMLLSDRLDSPELSHRNFSSSLPDITQDAPFSASRSLFLHQMPDKQLSPHGNNDCEGPLDLLLPHNADKMLVKIADLGNACWVYKHFSEDIQTCQYRSVEVLIGADYSTPADIWSTACMAFELATGDYLFDPQSGTTFSREEDHIAHIIELLGPLPSKLALSGKKSKRFFNQKGQLRRISKLKPWSLLEILLDKYEWPQDEAARFSSFLLTMLHLQPEKRATAAQCLKHPWITTT, from the exons ATGTCCACATCCTATGCTGCCACTCTATCAGCCCTTGTTACCGCCACCTCCCCTGAGCGACAAATACAACTAAACGAGAGCGCTCATCCTGCCCCTGAGCCCTCGACCCCACCCGGGAGTCCGAAATCGATTCCCTCAGCCAGTCCAGCTCCTCCACGTTGTCATCCAGTTGAAGTTCATCCTGCCCCGCCGGAGCTTGCGGGATCGTATGACGAACAGGAGAACCCGTCAGATTATGGGATCG gtggttactaTCCTGTAGAGGTTGGAGAGATTTTTGAGGACCGATACCAGGTGGTCAAAAAGTTGGGATGGGGTCACTTTTCCACGGTGTGGCTCTGCTGGGATATGGT GAGAAGGCACTTTGTCGCTCTCAAGGTGGTGAAAAGTGCTCCGATGTTTACAGAGACAGCCATGGATGAGATCAAACTTCTCAAATGT GTGAGGGACAGTGACCCCAGAGATCCTAAACGTCAGACAATTGTGCACCTCATCGATGATTTCAGGATCTCTGGAGTGAACGGAGAGC ATGTCTGCATGGTCTTGGAGGTGCTGGGCCACCAGCTCCTGAGGTGGATCGTCAAATCCAACTACACTGGTCTTCCGCTTCCTTGTGTCAAAAGCATCATCAGACAG GTTCTGCAAGGTTTAGAATACTTGCACACAAAGTGCAAGATCATACACACAGACATCAAGCCGGAGAACATCCTCTTGCGGGTGGACGATGTTTACATACAGAAACTGGCAGGCGACACCAAACTGTGGCAACTGCCCGATTCCGCTGTATTGACCAGCGAACCAA AGAGCTCaactgccaaacaaaaaaaG AGTTTGTCCAAATTAATGGGAAGGTTGACGGGGGTTTTCCAAAACATTGGgaattgg TCTAGCAAGGCTTCAAGGTCACATCTAAAAGGCCTGAGGTGGACAGAGAGGAAGCAGCGAGCCAAGGCGAATACATCCGACCAAAGTCAAAAACCACCTCACGATGGCCTATATGATGTTACAACTCCGTCTGGCACCTGTCAAACATTGCTCCCGGACTCTGACATCACATTAAGGAGACAGACCATGCTCTTGTCCGACAGGCTGGACTCGCCTGAGCTCAgtcacagaaacttctcctcttcGTTGCCAGACATCACCCAAGATGCCCCCTTTTCTGCGTCCAGATCTTTATTTTTACATCAGATGCCAGACAAACAACTCTCTCCTCATG gAAACAATGACTGTGAGGGGCCTCTTGACCTCCTACTGCCACATAACGCGGACAAGATGCTTGTTAAAATTGCTGACCTTGGCAATGCTTGCTGGGTG TACAAACACTTTTCTGAAGACATCCAGACATGTCAATACCGCTCAGTGGAGGTCCTGATTGGTGCTGACTACAGCACCCCGGCTGACATTTGGAGCACTGCCTGCATG GCTTTCGAGCTCGCAACGGGGGACTATCTGTTTGACCCCCAGTCAGGGACCACATTCTCCCGTGAAGAAG ATCATATTGCACACATCATCGAGCTGCTGGGACCTCTTCCATCCAAGTTGGCCCTTTCGGGGAAAAAATCCAAAAGATTCTTCAACCAAAAAG GACAACTGAGGCGCATCTCAAAGCTGAAGCCGTGGAGCTTGTTGGAAATCCTGCTGGACAAGTACGAGTGGCCACAGGACGAAGCGGCCCGGTTCAGTTCGTTCCTCTTGACCATGTTGCATCTTCAGCCGGAAAAAAGAGCCACAGCGGCCCAATGTCTTAAACACCCGTGGATCACAACAACCTAA